The genomic window TTGACGATAAGCTCGCAGGAGTCGCAATGGATCATCTGCCAAATTTTCTGCCGCCACCATGCGCAACACACGATTATCTAAATCCAGTAACCCCTCAAGGGGATCAATCAGATGATTAGAACGAATATGGTAGGCGATCGCATTAGCCCGATAATCACGGCGATACAGATCCGTTTCTAAAGTTTTCCCTTCCTGTTGCGCGAAATCAAGAGTGCCCTGCGGAAAAACAACCCGTGCAATATGTCGCTCCGGATCAAGCACAACAAATCCCGCCTTATACCGTTGCGAAATTTCCCGCGCCGTTTCTACGGCTCGCTCTGGCAAAACAAAATCAAAATCAATATATTGGCTCTGGCGCTGCAACAAAGCATCCCGCACCGCACCACCCACTAAGCAAGTCTCCGACGGCAATTCCGCCACCGAAAAAGGCAGCGATCGCAAAAAATCCGCTAAACGTTGCTGGGGAGATGCCAGAGCCATGAACTAAAAAACCTGTAAAACCAAAACGATTACCGAGAATATCATCTCACCCTAATTATGGGACATGGAATTTTCCGCAAGATTCGCAACTGCGCCAGTTAAAATAAAAACCGTTCCGCCATAACCCTGTAGCCAATGAAGGATTTTGTTGTCATCACCTTTTATAAATTCTTTGAGTTTAGCGACTACAAAGAACGACAACAGCCAATCTATAACTTTGCCGCTGAGAATAATATTGTCGGCACCATTCTCCTTGCCTCCGAAGGCATTAACGCCACTATTGCCGGCACAGAAGCCGCGATCCAATTAATGGTTGATTTCTTAAGGGGCGATCGCCGCCTAGCAGATCTCACCTATAAAATCTCTACTGCCCAAAAAGCTCCCTTTAAACGCCTAAAAGTCCGCCTCAAAAAAGAAATTGTCACCTTCGGACAGCCCCAAGCCAGACCCAGCGAACAAGTCGGCCAGTACATTCCTCCCAGCCAATGGAATGAACTTATCCAAGATCCAGAAGTGACCCTAGTCGATACCCGTAACGATTACGAAGTGGGTATTGGTACGTTCCAAGGCGCAAAAAATCCCAATACCAAATCATTTCGTGATTTTCCCGAATACGTCTCAGAGCACCTCGACCCCGAACAAAATCCTAAAATTGCCATGTTTTGCACTGGCGGCATTCGTTGCGAAAAAGCCACATCCTACCTTCTCCAACAAGGATTCCAAGAGGTTTATCATCTTCAAGGCGGCATTCTAAAATACCTAGAAGAAGTCCCAGAAGAGCAAAGCTTGTGGGAAGGAGAATGCTTTGTTTTCGACGAGCGCGTCACCGTCAAACATGGCCTCGAAGAAGGCGAGTACGAACTCTGTTACGCCTGCGGTCATCCCATCGATGCCGAAGATAAAGCCAGTGCAGATTATGAAATTGGCATTTCTTGCCCCTACTGTATCGAAGTATTGACCCCAGAAAGGCGGGCAAAATTTAGCGAAAAATGGCAACAACGCCAGCAACAGAAAGCAAAATCTCCATGAGACCGACTATCGTAGGTTGTGAAATCCACCACAGAAATCGGGAAATTCTCGACTACAATAGCTTTAATTATTTCAAAGCATTCATGACCTAGATTTTTCAC from [Limnothrix rosea] IAM M-220 includes these protein-coding regions:
- a CDS encoding rhodanese-related sulfurtransferase; protein product: MKDFVVITFYKFFEFSDYKERQQPIYNFAAENNIVGTILLASEGINATIAGTEAAIQLMVDFLRGDRRLADLTYKISTAQKAPFKRLKVRLKKEIVTFGQPQARPSEQVGQYIPPSQWNELIQDPEVTLVDTRNDYEVGIGTFQGAKNPNTKSFRDFPEYVSEHLDPEQNPKIAMFCTGGIRCEKATSYLLQQGFQEVYHLQGGILKYLEEVPEEQSLWEGECFVFDERVTVKHGLEEGEYELCYACGHPIDAEDKASADYEIGISCPYCIEVLTPERRAKFSEKWQQRQQQKAKSP